A single genomic interval of Pyrus communis chromosome 7, drPyrComm1.1, whole genome shotgun sequence harbors:
- the LOC137739060 gene encoding aquaporin TIP2-1-like, producing the protein MAGIAFGRCDDSFSLGSLKAYLAEFISTLLFVFAGLGSAIAYNKLTSDATLDPAGLVAIAIAHGFALFVAVSIGANISGGHVNPAVTFGLALGGQITILTGIFYWVAQLLGAIVAAFILKFVTGGLTIPTHSLAAGVGAIEGVVFEIIITFALVYTVYATAADPKKGSLGTIAPIAIGFIVGANILAAGPFSGGSMNPARSFGPAVASGDFHNNWIYWVGPLVGGGLAGLVYGNLFMYREHEPLVSEY; encoded by the exons ATGGCCGGAATAGCATTTGGGAGATGTGACGATTCTTTCAGTTTGGGGTCCTTGAAGGCCTACCTTGCTGAGTTCATCTCTACTTTGCTATTTgtttttgcaggacttggttcAGCCATAGCTTACA ACAAGTTGACATCCGATGCTACACTTGATCCTGCTGGGTTAGTAGCCATTGCCATTGCCCATGGCTTTGCTCTCTTTGTTGCAGTTTCAATTGGCGCCAACATCTCTGGAGGCCATGTAAACCCAGCTGTCACATTCGGATTGGCTCTTGGTGGACAAATCACCATCCTCACTGGCATCTTCTACTGGGTTGCCCAGCTTCTTGGTGCCATTGTTGCAGCCTTCATCCTCAAGTTCGTCACTGGAGGCTTG ACAATCCCCACCCACAGTCTAGCTGCTGGAGTTGGAGCCATTGAAGGAGTAGTCTTTGAGATCATCATCACCTTTGCATTGGTTTACACTGTCTATGCAACAGCAGCTGACCCCAAGAAGGGCTCATTGGGCACCATTGCCCCCATCGCCATTGGTTTCATAGTCGGGGCCAACATCTTGGCTGCCGGACCATTCTCCGGTGGATCAATGAACCCGGCCCGCTCTTTTGGTCCTGCCGTTGCTAGCGGTGACTTCCACAACAACTGGATCTACTGGGTTGGACCCCTCGTCGGTGGTGGACTTGCTGGCCTTGTTTATGGGAACCTATTTATGTACAGAGAACATGAACCCTTAGTAAGTGAGTACtga